The Novosphingobium terrae genome segment CCGGAATAGCCGATCTGGTCGTCATAGAGCCGCTTGGGCGCAAAACCGGCGCAGGCGGACAGCAGCAGGGGCAGCACCAGCACCAGAACGGGCCCAGGCCTGGGCCGCAGGGGGATCGCCATCATGCGTCGCTCCGCTAAAGCATGGTCCCGGGCGGAAAAATCCCCGCCCGATTTATCACAACGCGGCAAATTGCTCCCGGTTCAATGGCCAGCCCCCGGATCAGCGACCGATGCCCCCCTGCATCTGATGGATCGAGGCTTTTCCTTGAACGCTCCGCGCCATCCTCTTGTCTTTGTCACGCAAAACGGCATCATCCCCTTCGTTGGGGGAGAGAATGGGCCATGGCTCTGGGACCGGATGGCAAGCCGTACAAGACACGCGCCGATGTGCATATGGCGGGGGAATCGCCCGCCCGCGCCTTCGCCCGCCGCCGTGAAGCGCTCACCCTCAAGAAGGAAATTCTCAAGGGGGGAGGTCGTAAACAGGAAGCCGGGCCAAGCCTGCTGGCCGAACTGGCGCCCAACATCCCCGTCACCAGTCTGGAAAAGACCAACAAGCTGGCCTGGATCCTGACCTATCTGGCCCATCGCTTCGGCCCGCGCGAAAAGCTGCGCAGCTATGCCGGCACCGGGCAGAGCGGCATCCATAGGATGGCCGACACCGGCACGGTGGCGCTGTATGGCGATTGGGCCAGCGGCACTCTGGCCGCCGCGCAAGTCGCCACGCGCATCCGCGAGCACAGTCCCGAACACACCATCCATATGGGCGACATCTATTTCGTGGGTGATGAGGATGAAGCCCGCGAAAACTTTCTGGGCGAGGAGGTTGCGGGCAGCCCATGGCAGGCGGTGGCTTTCCCGCGTGGCAGCCAGCGCTCTTTCGCGCTCAATGGCAACCATGAGATGTATGCGCGCGGGCGCGGCTATTTCCGCCGCGTCCTGCCCGCGCTGGATCAGCAGGCCAGCTTCTTCGCGCTGGAGAACGAGCACTGGCGCATCATCGGGCTGGACAGCGGCTATCACTCGATCACCTGGCCCTTCCGGGAGCTGCTGTTCCGGCCCGACTGTCATCTGCCCGATGCCGTGGTGGACTGGCTGAAGGAGATCGTCACCACGCCCCGCCGTGAGGACATGGGCTCCGGCGACGCGAAGGACCCGCGCGGCACGATCATCCTCACCCATCACCAGCCTTTCTCCTTCTATGAGCCCGGCTTTCCCCGGCTGATGGAGCAGATCGGCGCCGTGCTGGGCGGACCGGTGCTATGGTTCTGGGGGCATGAGCACTGGATGTCGGTCTATGCGCCCGTCGAGCGCGCCGGGCTGGAAATCCACGGGCGCTGCATCGGCCATGGCGGCATGCCCTGCGAGCCACCGGGCACCAAGCGCGATCCGTCCTATCCCATCCTGCTGGAGGATCACCGCATTCTCGATACGGGGGCTCAGGTGGTGCTGTGGCCCAATGGCTATGCCATGCTGGGGTTCGATGGGCCTGATCTGCGCGTCGATTACCGCGATGTGGCAGGCACGCTGGTTGCCCATGAGGCCTGGACAGTGCGTGACGGCACAATCGTTATGGCAGAGGCGCCTGTCGCCGATGTTGAAGGTGTCGGGCCGCCTCTCTGACGGAGTTTGGCGTGAGGCTGGATAGGGCAGCACGCCGTTCTGCTCCATACCACAGCTGCACGGGCTCGTGTCGCTGACGGGGCTTTTGTTAACGTTTTGGGCCCTGATCTAGGGGTGATGGGTGATGTTCATGATTCTGTAGCCATAAAATATCTATAGTATGGCTGCTTTATAAGAACTATGCACCAATACCTGCGCCGTGTTTACCTTGTTGCTTACCATGCATGGTGGAGCCGGATTTACGTTTCAGGCCTAGCTTCGTCCAATCCCTTCTTGCATCTTTCGGGAAGCTGGGCGTGCTGCTTATTCAGAACAAAATCCTCGGAATGATTGCCAATGGCGAGCCGCTGGATCAGACGGCGCGCCAGCTGTGCCTCAATCTGGAGCAATTGCTGCCCGGCGTGGCCTGCTCCATCCTGACGGTGGATCGCGGCGGCTTGATGCATCCGCTGGCCGCGCCCAGCCTGCCTTGCACCTACAGCGCCGCGCTGGAAGGGCTGATGATCGGGCCGGAGGTCGGCTCCTGCGGCACGGCGGCCTATCGCCGCGCGCCGGTGGTGATCGAGGATATCGAGGGCGATCCGCGTTTCTCCCGCTTCTATCCCCTTCTCGAACGACCTCATTTGCGCGCCTGCTGGTCCTTCCCGGTGATGGACGCGATGGGGCAGGTGATGGCGGTGCTGGCGATCTACTCGCATGAGCAGCGCGGCCCTTCGCAAAAGGAGCGCGATCTGGCGCAGGGCTGCGCCGATCTGTGCGGCACGGCGCTGCGCCGTCAGGAGCGCGTGATCGACCGCGAAAGGCGCGCCACCATCGATGCGCTGACCGGCTTGCCCAACCGGCAGGCCTTCAGCACGGCTCTTACCAACATCGCCTGCGAGGAGCCGGGATCATGGGCGCTCTTCGTCCTCGATCTCGACAATCTCAAGGTGGTGAACGACACTTTTGGCCATCTGGCGGGGGACGATCTGATCCGTGCGGCGGCGCGCCGCCTCTCTCAGGCGATGGCGCCCGATGTCGCCTTCCGGCTGGGGGGCGATGAATTCGCGGTGATCATCCAGTCGGCCAGCCAGCTTGCCGATCTTGACGCCGCGGCGGCCAATATCTTTCGCCTGCTCGATTCCCCGGCGGTCTGCGATGGCCATTCGGTGGTCCCTCAGGCCACGATTGGCGGTGCGGTGCTCAGCCATGATCAGGCCACGGCCATTGCGGTGAATGAGGCGGCCGATTTCGCGCTCTACCACGCCAAGGAAACCGGGCGCGGCGGCTTTGTGCGCTATTGGCCCGGCATCGGCACCCGCATCACCCTGCGCCGCGATGCCATCCGCGATGTGGCCGAAGCCTTGGCCGAGGAGAGGATCGAGGCTTTTTACCAGCCCATCGTGCGCCTCGACACCGGCAAGATCATCGGGCTGGAGGCTCTGTGCCGCATGCGCGCCGCCGATGGCAGCATGATCGATGCGCGCCATTTTCAGGATGCCACCGCCGACGCCCATGTCGCTGCCGAAATGACCCGCCAGATGGTCGATGCGGTGGCGCGTGACATGGTCTACTGGCGCGATCTGGGCCTGTCGCTGCAGCATGTGGGGGTCAATGTTTCCACCGCCGATTTCTACACCGGCAGCCTCGCCGCCAAGCTGACCGAGGCTTTCGAGCGCACCGGCGCCCCGCTCGACCGGCTGGTGCTGGAGGTGACCGAGGACGTCTATCTGGGCCGCCGCGATCAGGTGGTGCCGCGTGAGATTGCGGCGCTGCGGGCGGCGGGCGTGAAGGTGGCGCTTGACGATTTCGGCACGGGCTATGCTTCGCTGACGCATCTGCTGCATGTGCCGGTGGACATCATCAAGATCGA includes the following:
- a CDS encoding putative bifunctional diguanylate cyclase/phosphodiesterase, translating into MLLIQNKILGMIANGEPLDQTARQLCLNLEQLLPGVACSILTVDRGGLMHPLAAPSLPCTYSAALEGLMIGPEVGSCGTAAYRRAPVVIEDIEGDPRFSRFYPLLERPHLRACWSFPVMDAMGQVMAVLAIYSHEQRGPSQKERDLAQGCADLCGTALRRQERVIDRERRATIDALTGLPNRQAFSTALTNIACEEPGSWALFVLDLDNLKVVNDTFGHLAGDDLIRAAARRLSQAMAPDVAFRLGGDEFAVIIQSASQLADLDAAAANIFRLLDSPAVCDGHSVVPQATIGGAVLSHDQATAIAVNEAADFALYHAKETGRGGFVRYWPGIGTRITLRRDAIRDVAEALAEERIEAFYQPIVRLDTGKIIGLEALCRMRAADGSMIDARHFQDATADAHVAAEMTRQMVDAVARDMVYWRDLGLSLQHVGVNVSTADFYTGSLAAKLTEAFERTGAPLDRLVLEVTEDVYLGRRDQVVPREIAALRAAGVKVALDDFGTGYASLTHLLHVPVDIIKIDQAFVARLRPGDPSQIIVDGLIDIVRRLGMEVIAEGIETSAQARQLWTMGCKFGQGFAYSRAIDREAIVTLLRNHAEENDVTGLHPSRHCDVLSGQPRTGLPIQPVEVTPQRVVSF
- a CDS encoding metallophosphoesterase family protein — translated: MALGPDGKPYKTRADVHMAGESPARAFARRREALTLKKEILKGGGRKQEAGPSLLAELAPNIPVTSLEKTNKLAWILTYLAHRFGPREKLRSYAGTGQSGIHRMADTGTVALYGDWASGTLAAAQVATRIREHSPEHTIHMGDIYFVGDEDEARENFLGEEVAGSPWQAVAFPRGSQRSFALNGNHEMYARGRGYFRRVLPALDQQASFFALENEHWRIIGLDSGYHSITWPFRELLFRPDCHLPDAVVDWLKEIVTTPRREDMGSGDAKDPRGTIILTHHQPFSFYEPGFPRLMEQIGAVLGGPVLWFWGHEHWMSVYAPVERAGLEIHGRCIGHGGMPCEPPGTKRDPSYPILLEDHRILDTGAQVVLWPNGYAMLGFDGPDLRVDYRDVAGTLVAHEAWTVRDGTIVMAEAPVADVEGVGPPL